A genomic segment from Octopus sinensis linkage group LG4, ASM634580v1, whole genome shotgun sequence encodes:
- the LOC115210549 gene encoding zinc finger protein GLIS3-like — translation MSGPNLYNQGGIPSSKGESNTRVNMHIPALRIQSETPLPTNCSQTPPVLQPSDKSVQLPPLKTSRRNPNCSKLINTPRDPVQNIPCTAQQTKNISYIVSGSLQSNSCSRLNKNNGAFYGPQCISLNVRQSNPNISFNAVRLEPLNKSLNSSSLPSGPVFQNHTPTLSENSSIRSTPRDNMLSQSSSQYYGIGDRSIGLTTQSIINNNSIVDKHNFLESSLFQVDNNLSSNTNNNNDNNSNNNNNKIESQSANSSSQNANELPFTANLLTGSDNQQMPCESSKSLSPYFVENSPTPFSFNNSPRHSANMSSRLSGKTTSPLSIDGVELTTLIRTSPTSLVACLNGSRISSASFSPQHIGHLSARSCGTPNSGSGSSGSRNFSYTPQGISYGIKKEIDSNLGLNSLENYLLPLSSDNKDLFMRNQLVIPQDQVAYVEQMYSNQRMATLDTEQFSVPFSSSNFNEQINNHNNNMTTNINNNPNSKPPADNPTSVSTNDTGTIPTRPPPSYAQALHEQKLKQQIGLPLTSAGLQLSSNLTVKAEHFEDGEKKQICKWIDCNLLFTEQDELVRHIEKVHIDQRKAEDFTCFWQGCQRRLKPFNARYKLLIHMRVHSGEKPNKCTYEGCNKAFSRLENLKIHLRSHTGEKPYLCQFSECQKAFSNSSDRAKHQRTHLDTRPYACQVVGCTKRYTDPSSLRKHFKNHTQKDQQQQRKKIRSGKNDFTPDTLTDCISIQSLRPEDSMETDGNGTLSGAANDIYQGLGFPSNHSSQNGPCTNLSHQSPTGIQESPLSTSTLPFLEEQTENLNGFSPVPTSSLVSPRQILPSITSRPGAMQSTTNTQLETNYNSSFTPDLSYQSNSQHSQMYPMAFLQGSHMADNHGNYDENSNGLCMSRMTSGAALYPGASSMNYKMGTNFPNGMQKSFLQIPTFEELMPTIPLEDMQKAFSNYSVYGDQQALGSREFDSFGLPCLTTEENQFLPVGVVDRCSSRLSAVYAEGSI, via the exons ATGAGTGGACCGAACTTGTATAACCAAGGTGGAATCCCTTCTTCTAAAGGAGAGTCAAATACTCGAGTAAATATGCACATCCCTGCTCTCCGGATTCAGTCGGAGACCCCACTGCCAACAAATTGCAGTCAGACACCACCAGTCCTACAACCCAGTGATAAATCAGTGCAGTTGCCACCACTGAAAACATCTCGCAGGAATCCCAACTGCAGTAAATTGATCAACACTCCTAGAGATCCAGTGCAAAATATACCCTGTACTGCACAGCAAACTAAAAACATTTCTTATATTGTATCCGGCTCCTTACAATCAAATTCTTGCTCCCGACTTAATAAAAACA ATGGAGCTTTCTATGGGCCTCAATGTATAAGTTTGAATGTTCGACAAAGCAATCCAAACATCAGTTTTAATGCTGTACGATTAGAACCTCTCAACAAAAGCCTAAATTCAAGTAGTTTGCCATCAGGGCCTGTTTTTCAGAATCACACACCAACTCTAAGTGAAAACTCAAGCATTCGATCAACACCAAGAGATAATATGCTCTCACAGTCTTCATCCCAATATTATGGAATTGGTGACCGATCAATAGGACTCACAACCCAAAGTATTATAAACAACAATAGTATTGTAGATAAACATAACTTTTTAGAATCCTCTCTATTTCAAGTTGACAATAACCtaagcagcaacaccaacaacaacaatgacaacaatagcaataataacaacaacaaaatagaatCACAGTCAGCTAACTCCAGTTCTCAGAATGCAAATGAACTTCCTTTCACTGCCAACTTATTAACAGGTAGTGACAATCAACAAATGCCATGTGAAAGCTCAAAATCCTTGTCTCCTTACTTTGTGGAGAATTCTCCAACACCTTTCTCATTTAATAACAGTCCAAGACACTCTGCCAATATGAGCTCTCGTCTCTCTGGAAAGACAACCTCACCTTTATCAATAGATGGGGTTGAACTTACAACTCTAATCAGAACATCACCTACTTCACTGGTAGCCTGCCTCAATGGATCACGGATCTCATCAGCAAGTTTTTCCCCTCAGCACATTGGGCATTTATCAGCTCGGAGCTGTGGAACACCCAACTCAGGGTCAGGCTCATCTGGTAGTCGTAACTTCAGCTATACCCCACAAGGAATATCTTATGGGATAAAAAAGGAAATTGATTCAAACCTCGGTTTAAACAGCCTAGAGAATTATCTGTTACCTCTCTCAAGTGACAATAAAGATCTTTTCATGAGGAACCAACTGGTTATTCCTCAAGACCAAGTCGCTTATGTAGAACAGATGTATAGCAATCAGCGCATGGCCACATTGGACACTGAGCAGTTCTCAGTCCCTTTCTCAAGCAGCAACTTCAATGAGCAGATcaacaatcataacaacaacatgacaacaaacatcaacaacaatccaAACAGTAAGCCCCCTGCTGATAACCCAACCTCTGTAAGTACCAATGACACAGGGACAATCCCCACACGTCCACCTCCATCTTATGCACAAGCCCTACATGAACAAAAACTCAAGCAACAAATTGGGCTTCCATTGACATCTGCAGGCCTTCAACTTTCATCAAACTTGACTGTAAAAGCAGAACATTTtgaagatggagaaaaaaaacaaatttgcaAGTGGATAGATTGCAATTTATTGTTCACTGAGCAAGATGAACTTGTGCGACACATTGAAAAAGTGCACATCGATCAGAGGAAAGCTGAAGACTTTACATGTTTCTGGCAGGGTTGCCAACGCAGATTGAAACCTTTTAATGCTAGATACAAACTTTTGATACACATGAGGGTACATTCAGGAGAGAAACCAAACAAATGCACT tatgagGGTTGTAACAAAGCATTTTCCAGACTGGAAAATCTGAAAATCCATCTACGCTCCCACACCGGTGAAAAGCCATACCTTTGTCAATTCTCAGAATGTCAAAAAGCTTTCAGTAATTCTTCAGATCGTGCAAAACATCAGAGAACCCATTTAGACACT AGGCCTTATGCTTGTCAAGTTGTTGGCTGTACCAAGCGCTACACAGATCCAAGCTCACTACGCAAACATTTTAAGAACCACACACAGAAAGATCAGCAGCAGCAGAGGAAGAAG ATTCGCAGTGGGAAGAATGACTTCACCCCTGATACACTGACTGACTGTATTTCAATTCAGTCACTTCGTCCAGAAGATTCTATGGAAACAGATGGCAATGGTACCTTGTCTGGAGCAGCTAATGACATTTATCAAG GTTTGGGATTCCCCAGCAATCATTCTAGTCAAAATGGTCCTTGCACCAATCTTAGTCATCAGTCTCCCACAGGAATCCAGGAAAGTCCACTGAGTACCAGCACCTTACCTTTCTTGGAGGAACAGACTGAAAA cttGAATGGGTTTTCTCCTGTACCAACCTCTTCACTGGTTAGTCCAAGACAAATTTTACCATCAATTACATCAAGACCTGGTGCTATGCAGTCAACTACTAACACACAACTTGAAACCAACTATAATTCTTCTTTCACTCCTGACCTGTCTTACCAGTCCAACAGCCAACATTCTCAGATGTATCCTATGGCTTTTCTACAAGGATCACACATGGCTG ataacCATGGTAACTATGATGAGAACAGTAATGGCCTTTGCATGTCGCGGATGACTAGTGGTGCAGCCCTCTACCCAGGTGCATCATCAATGAACTATAAGATGGGTACAAATTTCCCAAATGGCATGCAGAAGAGCTTCCTTCAAATCCCAACATTTGAAGAATTGATGCCAACCATTCCTCTAGAAGATATGCAAAAAGCCTTCTCAAATTATTCAG TTTATGGTGATCAACAGGCACTTGGTTCACGAGAATTTGATTCCTTTGGCCTGCCATGCCTCACCACTGAAGAAAACCAATTTCTACCTGTGGGTGTAGTCGACCGGTGTAGTAGCAGGCTATCAGCTGTATATGCTGAGGGTTCAATTTAA